GAATCTTTGTTTGGCGCTACTGAAGTTGCTGGGAAAGTTCTGAAGCACCATATCTTCTGTGAACAAGATAGTGTCTTGTAATATTTACacaaaaagagggaaaaaaaaagtccaGCCTATTGTTTGTTGGCTATTGTTAGATGAGAAAGTTTTGGATCCTGAACTGATTTTATTGAGTAGCTGCTAAACCAGATAAAAATCTAATATCAGAGTGAAAAGAAGATATTATAATGGAGATCCCCTCCAGCAGTAACGCCAATTGCTTTGATTTTGCTTTATATGATTATTTGCAGTCGCATCACTTCTCCTCCAGCACTAGCACTAATTGCTTTGATCTTGCTTTAGATATCCTAGCCGAGCTTGAGAAAGAGCTGTTTGGCTGCGTGTTCAAGAACTGGAAGAAGGAGGTAAGATTAATGAAAACCTGTTTCCTGTATGTCAAAAAGTGTAGGAGGAGGAGGAACCACGAAGCGCTTTTGGAGCATGATCACGAGGACAGGTGTAATATTATGTCTGAAAATTTGAGACGTAGTATTATTTGCTTCAGAATTCAAGATGTGGCTATCAGTATGATTCATGATCTTCAGCCTGCTTATTTTCAATATATTCAATCTGGTTATCACTTAGATATTGACACCATTATAAGTGCGGTTACCAGATGGTGGgaaaagatcaaaatttttcttgagaCGGATCTCAAGAAATCATGCGCCGCCATCTTCATCGACTATTACTCACCAGGAGATCCACGACTAGTTATGGATCTTATTATGTGCCTTTTAGAGACTTTGGATTGCGTTTTACGTGTTGGGGAGCTAAGGGATACAATTAGACACAGGCTAAAACTCTTAAGGAATCTCATTGGCTTTGTGACAATGCAAGGTTTTGAATGTGCACAACTGACAGATCTCTTGACTCACACTGTTGTTGCAGCTGGACGCCTGATTTCTATATGTCAGTTTGACTATGATGAAAATCAAATGGAATCTGAAATTTATCAGCTGCAGCTGATACACAAGAAGTTCAATCTTCTTGATCTCCAAGTCCGAGAAACTTTTGTCCATGTCCTGACAGCTTCAAAGAAACAACCGAGATCATCATATGATAAGAATAAGGATCCAGTGGTAGGCCAGTTTATTGGTTCTCTCCGTGATTATCTTATAGATCTACTAGGATCTTATGCCAGTTTTCAGGTTCCAGTCAAGGATCAAATACTAAGACTCCATGAGGAAATAAGATGCCTGGGTATCCTTCTTAAACAGGAGGAGAAACTAGGTGATGAAATGAAGGAGCTTATTGGAGCTGTGGTCTCTGATGTAGCAATTTTGACCTTCTCCCTTTCTGTCAATGAAATCAAAGAAGGCTTGCCTAAGGAAATAGATCTTGCGGTGTTTCATTTGCACAAAGTTCTCAAATATATGGTGGCAGAGGTTGGACACAATTATCCACTAAAATCACCATATTCATCATTTAATTATCCTAGACCCAATGAGTTGGGCTGTATGGATTCTTTCCTAGAAAATCTCAAGGAACTAGCAAGGTGTGATGAGGCTGATGATTCAATTGGTTTTCAACAAGATAGAATCCAAATGATCCAAAAAGATCTCGTATTTTTAAGATCTTTCCTAGAAAATATCAAGGAGCAGCGCTATCAGAATGGAAAACTTCAAGCTTTCTGGAGTCATGTTATGGAGGCTGCTTACAAGGCAGAGTTACTGATTGACTTGGCACTTGTTGGTGATAAATGTGAAGATTCTTTGGATGCTGTTTCTAGAGATATCAATCTTTTGAAGATTGATGCCCCTGAGATCCATAATGTTCAAACCCAAAGAGTTAACAAGACTTCCCTTCACATACGGTCACAACTTGCTGCCGCCATGCACGACGAAGATCTGGTAGGTCTTGACGACGAGGTGGAAACTATTACTCATCGGCTTACGAGAGGATCAAAGCAATTGGATGTTGTTCCCATTGTAGGTATGCCAGGCCTTGGTAAGACCACATTAGCCCTCAAAGTTTATAATGCTCCTTCAGTTAGGTCACATTTCCATGTTCATGGTTGGTGTCGTGTTTCTCAAACGTGTAGCAAACACAGTTTGTTAGTTCAACTTTTGTGTAGTGTTGATTCTAGGAGTCCAGATGAATATCTTAAGGAGGATGAAAATAATTTGGCTAACAAGCTAAGGCAGGTTTTGCTGAGAAGTAGGTATCTCCTTTTTTTGGATGACTTGTGGGACGTTGAGGCatggaatttgttgaaaaaatcaCTGCCGAATGATGCCAATGGAAGCAGAATTCTCTTCACCAGCAGATACCAGGATTTATCTTTGCATTTCGAACCTAATAGTGAGCCTCACCATCTCCGCCATCTTACTGACGAAGAGAGTTGGACATTGCTGCAGAGAAAGCTTTTTGGCACGGAAGATTGTCCTCCAGCACTAAGTGAAGTTGGATCTCAAATAGCAAAACTTTGTCAGGGCTTACCCCTCGCAGTTGTCCTTGTTGCTGGAATTCTTGCTATTACTGCACAAGATAGTTGGGAAGAAGTTGCAAAAAGTCTAAGTTCCATTGTCCTTGAGGATGCATACTGCATGAAGACACTTGAGCTGAGTTATAGTCATCTACCAGATTATTTGAAGCCATGCCTTCTGTACTTTGCTGCATTTAAAGAAGACGAGGTTATTAATGTGCGAAGGTTGTTACGGCTTTGGATCTCTGAAAGATTCGTGCAACAGGCTGAAGGAAAGAGAGTAGAGGAAGCAGCTTATGACTACTTCATGGCTCTAGTTAATAGAAGTTTAGTTATGGGTGTCGGACAAAGAACTGTGGGTGGTGCCAAAGCCTGTCTACTTCACGATTTGGTACATGAGTTTTGTGTGAAAAAAGCCAAAGAAGAAAGTTTTCTATATGCTATTCATACTTGGAACCCTCTTGGGCTTACTGGACCAAGCAACCCCCACCGAGTTTGTGTCCGCAATACCAGAGAATTGAAGATTTGGGAGTTAACGCTTATATTTCCCAATTTACGCTCTTTGATCTTGTTTGGACAAGATGATTTTGAACATGAAGAGGAGGATTTGGGTATTTTGTTACCTAAACTTCTCAGAGTGTTGGATTTCGGGAATTTGGAGTTTCGTTATTCTTTCCCAATGGAAGTAGCATTGCTTGTTCACTTGAGATACCTGGCGCTCAAAGGAATAAGATACATCCCATCTGCGATAGCCAACCTGTCAAGGTTAGAAACTCTTATCGTAAAATATCCGTGTTTTGGTATTGAGCTGCCAAGTACTATTTGGAACATTAAGACATTGAGTCATCTGCGCGTTTTATATTATCATGGAGGAAATAGTTGGCCACAAGGTTTTATTTTTCCAGTTGAAAATCTTGAAGTATCCCCAGATTTAGATCATTTAGACACTTTAGACCTAGCAattgatccctcccctcaaaaCTTGCAAAAGATACTGAGAAAGTTACCAAGCATTCGCAGGTTAAAATGTATGGAACGCCCTGGCGGATCAAGAGAAGCTACCAGAAATTGCAACGAGATTCTTGAGTTTGACAGTTTGAGTCAACTGGAAtcactttatttgtttggtTTTCATGGATGTGGATTCAAATTCCcattgaatttgaaaaagttgaCTCTCAAACATAATGGTCAGCCATGGAGTgaaatttcaacaattggaaagTTGCCCAATCTTGAAGTGCTTAAATTACTTGATCACAGCTTTGTCGGGGAAGAATGGGTAATGAAAGAGGGGGAGTTCCCCAAACTCCGAGTCTTAAAATTGTCAAGGTTGAAATTTCGCAACTGGACTGCATTTTCTGATAATTTTTCCTACCTTGAGAAATTGGTCTTGCACCGATGTAAGAAGCTGGAAAAGGTCC
This sequence is a window from Coffea eugenioides isolate CCC68of chromosome 7, Ceug_1.0, whole genome shotgun sequence. Protein-coding genes within it:
- the LOC113777258 gene encoding putative late blight resistance protein homolog R1B-12, with product MATDKASDSEESLFGATEVAGKVLKHHIFCEQDSSHHFSSSTSTNCFDLALDILAELEKELFGCVFKNWKKEVRLMKTCFLYVKKCRRRRNHEALLEHDHEDRCNIMSENLRRSIICFRIQDVAISMIHDLQPAYFQYIQSGYHLDIDTIISAVTRWWEKIKIFLETDLKKSCAAIFIDYYSPGDPRLVMDLIMCLLETLDCVLRVGELRDTIRHRLKLLRNLIGFVTMQGFECAQLTDLLTHTVVAAGRLISICQFDYDENQMESEIYQLQLIHKKFNLLDLQVRETFVHVLTASKKQPRSSYDKNKDPVVGQFIGSLRDYLIDLLGSYASFQVPVKDQILRLHEEIRCLGILLKQEEKLGDEMKELIGAVVSDVAILTFSLSVNEIKEGLPKEIDLAVFHLHKVLKYMVAEVGHNYPLKSPYSSFNYPRPNELGCMDSFLENLKELARCDEADDSIGFQQDRIQMIQKDLVFLRSFLENIKEQRYQNGKLQAFWSHVMEAAYKAELLIDLALVGDKCEDSLDAVSRDINLLKIDAPEIHNVQTQRVNKTSLHIRSQLAAAMHDEDLVGLDDEVETITHRLTRGSKQLDVVPIVGMPGLGKTTLALKVYNAPSVRSHFHVHGWCRVSQTCSKHSLLVQLLCSVDSRSPDEYLKEDENNLANKLRQVLLRSRYLLFLDDLWDVEAWNLLKKSLPNDANGSRILFTSRYQDLSLHFEPNSEPHHLRHLTDEESWTLLQRKLFGTEDCPPALSEVGSQIAKLCQGLPLAVVLVAGILAITAQDSWEEVAKSLSSIVLEDAYCMKTLELSYSHLPDYLKPCLLYFAAFKEDEVINVRRLLRLWISERFVQQAEGKRVEEAAYDYFMALVNRSLVMGVGQRTVGGAKACLLHDLVHEFCVKKAKEESFLYAIHTWNPLGLTGPSNPHRVCVRNTRELKIWELTLIFPNLRSLILFGQDDFEHEEEDLGILLPKLLRVLDFGNLEFRYSFPMEVALLVHLRYLALKGIRYIPSAIANLSS
- the LOC113778642 gene encoding putative late blight resistance protein homolog R1B-16, producing MERPGGSREATRNCNEILEFDSLSQLESLYLFGFHGCGFKFPLNLKKLTLKHNGQPWSEISTIGKLPNLEVLKLLDHSFVGEEWVMKEGEFPKLRVLKLSRLKFRNWTAFSDNFSYLEKLVLHRCKKLEKVPSCLGECETLEMIVVENCPESVGDSVKQIQQEQMDMGNEVLEIEIYNYDDTLWEMRSAEEESKEAESTPSEAEEVSSERESISSHHAAGNCESECTVGFHSSEQVSSEGED